In the Rickettsiales bacterium genome, TACCTCCTCAAACACTAACCCTGCTCAGGCTTTCACTGGCAGTGGCTTGGGCTTGAGTGAAATAAAAGTTTTAGGCATCGCAAAAGCCTATACAACTCGTGTTGGCAGCGGGCCTTTCCCTTCTGAACAAGAAAATGATGATGGCGAATTAATGGGGCAGAGAGGTAGGGAGTTTGGAACGGTTACAGGCAGAAAACGCCGATGTGGCTGGTTTGATGCGGTTTTAACTCGTCAATCTTGCTTGATTTCTGGCGTTAATGGAATTGTTCTTACCAAAATTGATGTTTTAGATGAATTTGAAACAATCAAAATTTGTTATGCTTATGAAATTGAGGGCAGGGAGTATGATTATCTTCCAGCACTTCCGGAGCTTCAAGCCAAAGCAAAGGCTAAATATATAGAGATGAAAGGTTGGAAGGGTGAAACCACTGCAAATGTTAGAAATTTAGAAAATCTTCCAAAAAATGCTATCACTTATATTAAAAAATTGGAAGAGTTAATTGGTGTTAAAATCTCAGCAATCTCAACCTCCCCAGAGCGTGAAGATACTATTTTGTTGGAAAAAATATTTTGATTTAAGCTGTTGAGTTATATTAATATTTATGTTATAATGTCATTTATACGAACAATTTTATGGACATTTTAACATATGCAAATAGTTTCCTTTACAGTAGCTCGCAATAATTTAAAGGCTCTGCTAGATTCCGTTCTTAATAATTTTGAACCTACGGCAATTACTAGAAGAAATGGTGAGGCGGTTGTTTTAGTTCCGCTTTCTGAGTGGAATAGGTGGAGTGAAACTGAGCATTTGAAAGCCTCTGGCAATAACCATAAAAAATTGCTAAATTCAATTTCTGATCACAAAAAAGGTAAAATCTTCAAAAAGAAGCTAATTGATGAATAAAATGGAGGTTAATTTCACAAGTCAGGGCTGGGAAGATTATATTTATTGGTCAGAATTTGATAAAAAAATTCTTAAAAAAATTAATACTCTTATTAAAGATGTTTCAAGAAATCCTTTCCAAGGCTTGGGAAAGCCGGAGCCTCTAAAACATGAATATTCGGGCTATTGGTCTAGAAGGATTGATGAGGTTCACAGATTGGTTTATGCAATTGAATCTGGCAAAAGAATAGTAATTATAAAGTGCAGATATCATTATTGATAATCTAAAGTTTATCACTTACAACTAAATAACCTCTTTTGTTTCCCTCTCTAGCTTCGGTGTTCATTGCGTGATATAATTGATCAACTGAAACCCAATACCAAGGGTGTTTGTGAGATGCGGTATC is a window encoding:
- a CDS encoding type II toxin-antitoxin system prevent-host-death family antitoxin, with amino-acid sequence MQIVSFTVARNNLKALLDSVLNNFEPTAITRRNGEAVVLVPLSEWNRWSETEHLKASGNNHKKLLNSISDHKKGKIFKKKLIDE
- a CDS encoding Txe/YoeB family addiction module toxin, yielding MNKMEVNFTSQGWEDYIYWSEFDKKILKKINTLIKDVSRNPFQGLGKPEPLKHEYSGYWSRRIDEVHRLVYAIESGKRIVIIKCRYHY